In Colletotrichum destructivum chromosome 8, complete sequence, the following proteins share a genomic window:
- a CDS encoding Putative ANCHR, B-box-type 1 zinc finger domain-containing protein, translating to MASPNDNSLLDRLSALKGGIGSGVSFNRSSNALKVSLTGIEPAKPASKEDALAARLRSLRNTPEREESRLTAQPQAAKVTANSHLGHQKTYLTRGEPASLPSTSRDSARLPRTEPATVAPPQTSSRSPAPSPAPALPAVHAESEDDVDPLLRTDDKTLEDLLSDEDVLDVSAPQSRWRFDPKSESAKVNSLLEELSKTSVDQRALSRKGSAGECEGARDAHSDDESDGEVMSREVENLLSQALDDAKLNSRSEKMPGPPSPGRSQSAPGHENHRFSQDDNEGDGDGDLGLSLPSVPSTFAAPKADDDGPGGLSLPSVPLGAPKHDAESDFDNDITARMAALGGLGSSSDAMGLPSAPTFQPTDRAAKRLTSKTGYTDEDAETWCTVCLEDATLQCLGCEDVYCARCWHEMHVGPAAAFDDRTHKAVRFVKPKKDNQRRVMLGTS from the exons ATGGCCAGCCCCAACGATAATAGCCTACTGGACCGCCTGAGCGCGCTGAAGGGCGGGATAGGTTCCGGAGTGTCATTCAACCGATCATCAAA TGCACTGAAGGTCTCACTCACGGGCATCGAGCCAGCAAAGCCGGCCTCGAAAGAAGATGCACTGGCAGCTAGACTGCGGTCTCTGAGGAATACTCCAGAGCGCGAGGAGTCTCGTCTTACTGCGCAGCCACAGGCCGCAAAGGTCACCGCAAACTCTCATCTCGGTCACCAAAAGACCTACCTCACCCGCGGAGAACCCGCAAGCTTGCCATCCACGTCTCGAGACTCCGCCCGGCTGCCTCGCACAGAGCCTGCGACGGTTGCACCGCCCCAGACATCCTCCAGatcgcccgcgccgtcgcccgcgccggcccTGCCAGCCGTCCACGCGGAATCGGAGGACGATGTTGATCCCCTTCTGCGGACGGACGATAAGACACTTGAAGATCTTCTTAGCGACGaagatgtccttgatgtgTCTGCTCCGCAAAGCCGATGGCGTTTCGACCCCAAGTCTGAGTCCGCCAAGGTGAATTCCCTTCTGGAAGAGCTCTCCAAGACTTCTGTGGATCAGCGGGCCCTGTCTCGGAAGGGTTCTGCTGGCGAGTGCGAAGGGGCGCGTGATGCCCATAGTGACGATGAATCCGACGGCGAAGTGATGAGCCGTGAGGTGGAGAATCTACTCTCCCAGGCTCTTGATGATGCGAAGTTGAATTCCCGATCCGAGAAAATGCCTGGCCCGCCTAGCCCAGGCAGAAGTCAATCTGCTCCCGGTCATGAGAACCACAGGTTCTCACAGGACGACAATGagggtgacggcgacggtgatTTGgggctctctctcccgtcTGTGCCCTCGACCTTCGCGGCGCCAAaggcagacgacgacggcccaggcggcctctctcttccctctgTACCCTTGGGCGCGCCAAAACACGACGCCGAATCTGATTTCGACAACGACATCACCGCACGTATGGCTGCCCTGGGCGGTCTGGGTTCATCGTCCGATGCCATGGGGTTGCCCTCGGCCCCTACGTTCCAGCCTACTGATCGCGCGGCGAAGCGGCTGACCTCCAAGACGGGATAcaccgacgaggacgccgagacgTGGTGTACGGTGTGTCTGGAGGATGCCACGCTGCAGTGCCTGGGCTGCGAGGATGTGTACTGCGCGAGATGCTGGCACGAGATGCATGTCGGCCCCGCCGCAGCCTTCGACGATCGAACGCACAAGGCAGTCAGGTTCGTCAAGCCCAAAAAGGACAACCAGAGGAGAGTTATGCTGGGGACTTCATGa
- a CDS encoding Putative cleavage/polyadenylation specificity factor, A subunit has translation MQCYTELTPPTGVQHSLSLPFLSAQSNNLVVAKGSLLQIFTTKTISSEIDTSQAREQQTSRAENPYDHRLNDDDGLESSFLGGDGMLVRADRAINTKLVLVAEYPIFGIVTGLARIKLQYSKSGGEALLIATRVARLSLVQWDPEKHALEDISIHYYEKEELEGSPFDGPLNNYRTHLAADPGSRCAALRFGPRYIAFLPFKQADEDIDMDDWDEDVDGPRPAKEPSATAATNGTSNIADVPYSTSYVLPLPQLDPSLLHPVHLAFLHEYREPTFGIISSTQRRSNTLPRKDHFSYKVFTLDLQQRASTAILSVNNLPQDLFKVIALPSPVGGALLVGTNELIHIDQSGKPNGVAVNPFTKETTNFPLADQSDLDLRLEHCYIELMSAENGELLMILSDGRLAIITFKIDGRTVSGVGVKLVPTEVGGGIVQCSVSTISRLSRNVFFVGTTGSDSLVLGWTRKQAQNARKKTRLVDDSFEYDLEDEDMEDDDDDDLYGETTTTMIQPGATANGVSKGGDLTFRVHDSLLSIAPVKDMTSGKQAFIPDSEEEKNSVGVVADLQLACVVGRGNAGAVAIVNQKIQPKVIGKFEFPEARGFWTMCVQKPVPKSLQGDKGANAAVGSEFDASSKYDKFMIVSKVDLDGYETSDVYALTGAGFEALTGTEFDPAAGFTVEAGTMGKHMRIIQVLKSEVRCYDGDLGLSQILPMLDEETGAEPRVISASITDPYLLLVRDDSSIMVAQIDNNCELEEVEKQDDTILSTKWLAGCLYTDTTGLFAPRQTDKGTPEGENTFMFLLSAAGALYIYALPNLSKPVYVAAGLTYVPPFLSADYAVRRGTVQETLTELLVADLGDTTATSPYLIVRHANDDLTIYEPIRLESQDKTMGLATTLHFQKITNPALAKSPVEVADDEANEQPRFVPLRPCVNINGYSTVFLPGASPSFIVKSAKSSPKVVGLQGIGVRGMSSFHTEGCERGFIYADSEGQTRVTQLPADSNFAELGVSVRKIPIGDAVGLIAYHPPMETYAVACSISEHFELPKDDDYHKEWAKETTTSYPLTERGIVKLMSPTTWSVIDTVELEPHEVAMCMKTLHLEVSEETKERRMLITIGTAINRGEDLPIRGRILVYDVVPVVPQPGRPETNKKLKLVAKEEIPRGAVTGLCEVGSQGLMLVAQGQKCMVRGLKEDGTLLPVAFMDMNCYVTAVREVRGTGYCLMTDAFKGVWFVGYAEEPYKMMLFGKSMGNFEVLTADFVVAGDELHIVVCDKDGVIHVMQFDPEHPKSLQGHLLLNRASFSAAPNHPSITLSLPRTPVSPSATSVSKNPPTTLLLASPTGALASLTPLSEQAYRRLTSLANSIAGALPHAAATNPKGHRLQPLDARTPGVDTSAGRSIVDGALLARWNELGAGRRSEVAGKGGYGDVHEVRGELEGVLGWSGMAYF, from the exons ATGCAGTGCTATACAGAGctcacgccgccgactggTGTGCAACACAGTCTCAGCCTGCCATTCCTCTCAGCGCAAAGCAACAATCTGGTCGTCGCAAAGGGCTCTCTGCTGCAGATCTTCACTACAAAGACGATTTCTTCCGAAATCGACACTTCGCAAGCTCGAGAGCAACAGACTTCCAGAGCTGAAAATCCGTACGACCACCGATTgaacgacgatgacggcctcgagtCCTCCttcctgggcggcgacggcatgcTGGTCCGCGCCGATCGCGCCATCAACACcaagctcgtcctcgtcgccgaatACCCGATTTTTGGTATCGTGACGGGCCTCGCAAGGATCAAACTCCAATACTCGAAATCGGGAGGCGAGGCTCTCCTCATTGCTACAAGAGTTGCCAGACTGAGTCTGGTCCAGTGGGATCCCGAGAAACACGCACTCGAGGACATCTCCATTCACTACTacgagaaagaagaacttgAAGGCTCACCTTTCGACGGCCCATTGAACAATTACCGAACACACCTCGCTGCCGATCCTGGCTCGCGATGCGCGGCCCTCAGGTTTGGCCCCAGATACATCGCCTTTCTCCCTTTCAAGCAAGCCGATGAGGACATAGATATGGATGACTGGGATGAAGATGTGGATGGACCTCGGCCGGCAAAAGAGCCGTCAGCAACAGCGGCCACAAATGGAACTAGCAACATAGCAGATGTACCATACTCAACATCATACGTCCTCCCTCTACCGCAGCTTGATCccagtctccttcatccTGTGCACCTCGCCTTCCTGCATGAGTACAGAGAACCCACCTTTGGTATCATCTCCTCGACGCAGCGGCGCTCCAACACCTTACCTCGAAAGGACCACTTCTCCTACAAAGTCTTCACTCTCGACTTGCAGCAGAGGGCCTCGACTGCTATTCTCTCCGTCAACAACCTCCCGCAAGATCTTTTCAAAGTCATTGCTCTTCCTAGCCCTGTCGGAGGTGCACTTCTCGTCGGTACAAACGAATTGATTCACATCGACCAGTCCGGGAAGCCTAACGGCGTGGCCGTCAATCCCTTCACCAAGGAAACCACCAACTTTCCTCTCGCGGACCAGTCCGATCTGGATCTGAGGCTCGAGCATTGCTACATTGAGCTCATGTCTGCCGAGAACGGAGAGCTACTCATGATACTCAGCGATGGTCGGCTAGCTATCATCACATTCAAAATTGATGGACGGACGGTCTCAGGCGTCGGCGTGAAGCTAGTGCCTACGGaagttggcggcggcattgtGCAGTGCAGCGTGTCCACCATTTCGAGACTTAGCAGGAACGTCTTCTTTGTTGGGACCACGGGCAGTGATTCCCTGGTTCTTGGCTGGACGCGGAAACAGGCGCAGAACGCACGGAAGAAGACACGGTTGGTTGACGACTCTTTCGAGtacgacctcgaggacgaagacatggaagacgacgacgacgacgacctctaCGGCgaaacgacgacgacaatgatCCAGCCTGGAGCGACAGCCAACGGAGTTTCCAAGGGAGGAGATTTGACGTTTCGGGTCCATGATTCCTTGCTCAGCATCGCTCCGGTCAAGGACATGACATCGGGCAAACAGGCCTTCATCCCAGATagcgaggaagagaagaacTCGGTTGGTGTCGTGGCCGATCTCCAGCTCGCATGCGTGGTGGGGAGAGGCAACGCTGGCGCTGTCGCTATTGTGAATCAGAAGATCCAGCCCAAGGTGATCGGGAAATTCGAGTTCCCAGAGGCGAGGGGTTTTTGGACCATGTGTGTCCAGAAGCCCGTACCGAAGTCTCTGCAGGGTGACAAGGGAGCCAATGCGGCAGTTGGCAGCGAATTTGATGCCTCATCTAAATACGACAAGTTCATGATTGTTTCAAAGGTTGATTTAGATGGTTACGAGACGTCAGACGTTTATGCTCTGACAGGCGCTGGGTTTGAAGCACTGACAGGGACCGAGTTTGACCCAGCGGCTGGCTTCACGGTCGAGGCTGGCACGATGGGAAAGCACATGCGCATCATTCAAGTGCTCAAGTCGGAGGTGCGGTGCTATGATGGAG ATTTGGGACTAAGTCAAATTCTGCCAATGCTTGACGAAGAAACGGGTGCTGAGCCGAGGGTCATCAGTGCCAGCATCACGGATCCCTACCTTCTTCTGGTTCGGGACGACTCGAGCATAATGGTGGCTCAAATAGATAACAACTGCGAGCTAGAAGAGGTCGAGAAACAGGACGACACCATTCTGTCGACAAAATGGCTTGCGGGTTGCTTGTACACCGACACCACAGGCCTGTTTGCCCCTAGGCAAACGGATAAGGGTACCCCGGAAGGCGAAAATACCTTTATGTTCCTGCTGAGTGCTGCGGGAGCCCTCTAT ATATACGCACTTCCGAACCTCTCCAAGCCTGTTTACGTTGCAGCAGGATTGACCTACGTTCCTCCATTCTTGTCCGCCGATTATGCTGTCAGACGAGGCACCGTTCAGGAGACGCTGACTGAGCTCCTGGTGGCTGATCTCGGAGACACTACTGCTACTTCACCATACCTCATT GTCCGTCATGCGAATGACGACCTCACAATATACGAGCCCATCCGTCTTGAATCTCAAGACAAAACTATGGGCCTGGCAACAACTCTCCACTTCCAAAAGATCACAAATCCTGCCCTTGCAAAGAGTCCCGTCGAAgttgccgacgatgaggccAACGAGCAGCCCCGATTCGTCCCGCTGCGGCCTTGCGTCAACATCAACGGGTACAGCACTGTCTTCTTGCCCGGCGCTTCGCCATCCTTCATCGTCAAGTCAGCCAAGAGCAGCCCGAAGGTTGTTGGGCTGCAGGGCATCGGCGTGCGAGGCATGAGCTCGTTCCACACCGAGGGTTGCGAGCGCGGCTTCATCTACGCCGACTCGGAGGGCCAAACGCGCGTCACACAGTTGCCAGCCGATTCCAACTTTGCTGAACTGGGTGTCTCGGTGCGCAAGATCCCGATTGGTGATGCCGTCGGCTTGATCGCCTACCACCCGCCTATGGAGACGTACGCCGTCGCCTGTAGCATCTCGGAGCACTTTGAGCTccccaaggacgacgactacCACAAAGAATGGGCCAAGGAGACTACCACCAGCTACCCTCTGACGGAGCGGGGCATCGTCAAGCTTATGAGCCCGACAACCTGGTCCGTCATTGAcaccgtcgagctcgagcccCATGAGGTCGCCATGTGCATGAAGACACTCCATCTAGAAGTGTCggaggagaccaaggagcGTCGCATGCTCATCACAATTGGCACGGCCATCAACCGCGGTGAAGACCTGCCCATCCGTGGCCGCATTCTCGTATACGACGTCGTCCCCGTCGTGCCGCAACCTGGCCGCCCCGAGACGAATAAGAAGCTCAAgctcgtcgccaaggaggaaatcccccgcggcgccgtcaccgGCCTCTGTGAGGTGGGATCACAGGGCCTCATGCTTGTCGCCCAAGGCCAGAAGTGCATGGTGCGCGGCCTCAAGGAGGACGGGACTCTCCTGCCTGTTGCATTCATGGACATGAACTGCTATGTCACCGCCGTACGTGAGGTCCGCGGCACGGGCTACTGCCTCATGACGGACGCCTTCAAGGGCGTCTGGTTTGTGGGCTACGCCGAGGAGCCCTATAAGATGATGCTATTCGGTAAGAGCATGGGCAATTTCGAGGTCTTAACGGCtgacttcgtcgtcgccggggatGAGCTGCACATCGTTGTATGCGACAAGGACGGTGTGATCCACGTGATGCAATTCGACCCTGAGC ACCCTAAGTCGCTCCAGGGCCACCTTCTCCTCAACCGCGCCTCGTTCTCCGCGGCGCCCAAccacccatccatcaccCTTTCTCTCCCGCGAACCCCCGTCTCCCCATCCGCGACATCCGTCTCCAAAAACCCGCCGAcgaccctcctcctcgcctccccAACTggcgccctcgcctccctcacGCCCCTCTCGGAGCAGGCCTACCGTCGCTTGACGTCCCTCGCTAACagcatcgccggcgccctcccCCACGCGGCGGCTACGAACCCAAAGGGCCACCGCCTCCAGCCCCTCGACGCGCGCACCCCAGGTGTCGACACCAGCGCGGGGcgcagcatcgtcgacggcgcaTTGCTCGCGCGTTGGAACgaactcggcgccggccgccggtCCGAGGTTGCCGGTAAGGGTGGCTATGGCGACGTCCACGAGGTCCGGGGCGAGTTGGAAGGTGTCCTCGGATGGAGTGGCATGGCCTATTTCTAG
- a CDS encoding Putative LMBR1-like membrane protein, with the protein MANAGLLQTSLIWVAYAVAIVLCLLAAIITTFTWQTPRERSAIISIVAIISLTSLLATVLLLPVDIALISSTTHASLGVKKDWATEERVHDILHTLRIVYYSLYSFDALLCLLIIPFAYFWHEEYDEIEVEEGRSFSSRLISALKYTLVFVILVVILFLVGFFVPAAGDHNGANWDLDYFKRVLVQNNGQKALSFALGLLVTLGVLLYVIYTAAGLALLPMAFIKSAPSISAPQLTESTASALEQNRERQRQLEMRNAGRPEGMSSKDRRELEALVREERTLTRRERLAAEASGEGRSIIYKVWLKICAIFRPVKLLGGVLLLLLSVLIWVSMLITGIDKAKNSFCKGRCGYILGHVNIFQPINWVFTQSAKAFPVDYILMALLVLFFFSSSISGIATVGIRFLWVRIFQIRKGRTAPQALLVATVMLALIILAINYAIANMVAPQYSIFGTQTFCTAPTHNAGETPNCKGRPEYLVQCSEALDPEALKVCTPSIMTEFLNRIAITWPFFGALDFWAQFAFLGIFLVVFVTGLFRAPKLNVSELDEDAEEDEEEGLLASTGRRFGATWQDITGRTKSKSTYGTQEGNTGAGSSDV; encoded by the coding sequence ATGGCTAACGCAGGCCTCCTCCAGACCAGCCTTATCTGGGTGGCGTACGCTGTAGCTATCGTTCTCTGCCTcctggccgccatcatcaccaccttCACCTGGCAAACACCCCGCGAGCGATCCGCTATAATCAGTATTGTCGCCATCATCAGTCTCACATCACTTCTGGCGAcagttcttcttctccctgtTGATATCGCCCTTATTTCCTCAACCACACACGCATCGCTTGGCGTGAAGAAGGACTGGGCCACGGAGGAGCGAGTCCACGACATCCTGCACACTTTGCGCATCGTTTATTACTCCCTGTACAGCTTCGACGCTCTGCTGTGTCTTTTGATCATCCCATTCGCCTACTTCTGGCACGAGGAATACGATGAGATCGAAGTTGAGGAGGGTCGATCATTCTCCAGCCGTCTCATCAGCGCGCTGAAATACACCTTGGTGTTCGTCATCCTGGTCGTGATCCTCTTCTTAGTCGGCTTCTTTGTACCCGCTGCTGGGGATCACAACGGCGCCAACTGGGATTTGGACTACTTCAAGCGCGTTCTTGTTCAGAACAATGGACAGAAGGCGCTCTCCTTCGCATTAGGTCTGCTCGTTACCCTCGGGGTTCTTCTTTACGTCATCTACACAGCGGCTGGGCTGGCGCTGCTTCCCATGGCCTTCATCAAGTCCGCGCCTTCGATTTCCGCACCCCAGCTCACGGAAAGCACCGCATCGGCATTGGAGCAGAACCGAGAACGCCAACGCCAGTTGGAAATGCGCAATGCCGGTCGTCCCGAGGGCATGTCGTCCAAGGACAGAcgggagctcgaggccctcgtGCGCGAAGAGAGGACGTTGACGCGCCGAGAGAGACTGGCGGCCGAAGCCTCCGGAGAAGGTCGGAGCATTATCTACAAAGTTTGGCTCAAGATCTGCGCCATCTTCCGGCCTGTCAAGCTTCTCGGTGGTGTCCTGCTTCTCTTGCTCTCAGTTCTGATATGGGTCTCGATGTTGATTACTGGAATCGACAAGGCGAAAAACTCGTTCTGTAAGGGGAGGTGTGGTTACATTCTGGGTCACGTCAACATTTTCCAGCCCATCAACTGGGTCTTCACGCAATCAGCCAAAGCGTTCCCGGTTGACTACATTCTTATGGCTCTTCTTGTCTTGTTCTTTTTCAGCAGCTCGATCTCGGGCATTGCCACCGTCGGCATCCGGTTTCTCTGGGTTCGCATCTTCCAGATCCGCAAAGGACGTACAGCGCCTCAAGCCCTGCTGGTCGCAACGGTCATGCTGGCTCTTATCATTCTGGCCATCAACTATGCTATCGCGAACATGGTGGCTCCCCAATACTCGATATTCGGTACGCAGACATTCTGTACGGCCCCTACTCACAACGCTGGCGAGACGCCCAACTGTAAGGGCAGGCCTGAATATCTGGTCCAATGTTCCGAGGCGCTGGACCCCGAGGCTCTGAAGGTCTGCACACCCTCAATTATGACCGAGTTCCTCAACCGCATTGCCATCACCTGGCCCTTCTTTGGCGCTCTGGACTTCTGGGCCCAGTTCGCattcctcggcatcttcctcgtcgtcttcgtgaCTGGACTGTTCCGGGCGCCCAAGCTCAACGTctccgagctcgacgaggatgctgaagaggacgaggaggagggtctGCTCGCCAGCACCGGACGGAGATTCGGCGCGACGTGGCAGGACATCACTGGCCGCACGAAGTCCAAGAGTACCTACGGTACGCAGGAGGGCAACACCGGAGCCGGCTCGTCTGATGTCTAG